In one Nomascus leucogenys isolate Asia chromosome 13, Asia_NLE_v1, whole genome shotgun sequence genomic region, the following are encoded:
- the FAM210B gene encoding protein FAM210B, mitochondrial → MAGLLALLGPASRVGARVRPRATWLLGATAPCAPPPLALALLPPRPDPRLLRTARGDCRGHQDPSQATETTGSSVSCTEEKKQSKTQQLKKIFQEYGTVGVSLHIGISLISLGIFYMIVSSGVDMSAILLKLGFKESLVQSKMAAGTSTFVVAYAIHKLFAPVRISITLVSVPLIVRYFRKVGFFKPPAAKP, encoded by the exons ATGGCCGGGTTGCTGGCGTTGCTGGGCCCGGCAAGCAGGGTGGGCGCCCGGGTCCGGCCTCGCGCCACCTGGCTCCTGGGCGCCACCGCCCCCTGCGCCCCGCcgcccctggccctggccctgctgccGCCCAGGCCAGACCCCCGGCTGCTCCGCACGGCGCGCGGGGACTGCCGCGGCCACCAG GACCCCAGCCAGGCCACGGAGACAACAGGCAGCAGCGTCAGctgcacagaggagaaaaagcaaagcaagaCACAGCAACTGAAAAAGATTTTTCAAGAGTATGGCACTGTTGGCGTGTCATTGCACATTGGAATCTCATTAATCTCCTTGGGCATATTTTACATGATTGTGTCAAG TGGTGTGGACATGTCTGCAATCCTGCTGAAACTCGGATTTAAAGAGTCCCTGGTACAGTCAAAAATGGCAGCAGGCACAAGTACCTTCGTGGTGGCCTATGCAATCCACAAGCTGTTCGCGCCAGTGAGAATCAGCATTACGCTAGTCTCTGTGCCCTTGATTGTCAGATATTTTCGAAAAGTGGGATTTTTTAAACCTCCAGCTGCAAAACCTTAA